In Chitinophaga sp. HK235, a single window of DNA contains:
- a CDS encoding dihydrofolate reductase family protein, giving the protein MKKIILNLAVTLDGFIEGPNGEVDWCIMDDDMDFGSFISSIDTIFYGRVSYDAWGNFQPDTTTSPAEKEMWQGIHSKKKFVFSRQSRQDGNATFISSDVVNQVAEIKRQGGKDIWLYGGASLIKTFIQSGLIDVYKISVHPVVLGTGKPLFEDIKERIGLKLIETNVFKSGVVQLTYEPGN; this is encoded by the coding sequence ATGAAAAAAATAATTTTGAATTTAGCCGTTACCTTAGACGGGTTTATTGAGGGGCCAAATGGGGAAGTGGATTGGTGCATTATGGATGATGATATGGATTTTGGTAGTTTTATATCAAGCATCGACACTATATTTTACGGCAGAGTAAGTTATGACGCCTGGGGGAATTTCCAACCAGATACAACAACCAGTCCGGCAGAAAAAGAGATGTGGCAAGGAATACATTCAAAGAAGAAATTTGTTTTTTCACGTCAAAGCAGACAAGATGGCAATGCTACATTCATAAGTTCCGACGTAGTTAACCAGGTTGCTGAAATAAAACGGCAAGGAGGCAAAGATATCTGGCTATATGGTGGAGCAAGTCTTATCAAGACATTTATACAATCAGGTCTTATCGACGTATATAAAATATCGGTACATCCGGTAGTTTTGGGAACTGGTAAACCATTGTTTGAAGACATAAAGGAACGAATAGGTTTAAAGTTGATTGAAACCAATGTTTTTAAATCGGGTGTTGTGCAACTTACCTATGAACCAGGAAACTAA
- a CDS encoding helix-turn-helix transcriptional regulator encodes MKHNEAQPCPELETYIHSFWELKGDDSDDQWERIFPDGCPGIIINLGEPCKTDNGLTTMDYGKTYVVGAMTTFKDSFIDRNTHLLGVCLKPAVFSSFYNYAPQNELTNHTFEFDLPYSFDIGKINKAPYAYLNRYFLDRKRSINQSLQSVLNDIHISKGNVSIREISKRNFTTVRQLERLFKTHIGLTPKEYVKIIRFQSVLSMMNDINQKKSLSDIAFECGFYDQAHLTNEIKRHSGLTPAQF; translated from the coding sequence ATGAAACATAATGAGGCTCAACCTTGCCCGGAATTAGAAACCTATATCCATTCTTTCTGGGAATTGAAAGGTGATGATAGCGACGACCAATGGGAGCGAATATTTCCTGATGGGTGTCCCGGGATAATTATAAATTTAGGGGAACCCTGCAAAACGGATAATGGCCTGACTACTATGGACTATGGTAAAACATACGTGGTAGGGGCAATGACTACTTTTAAGGATAGTTTTATTGACAGGAACACACATCTGTTAGGAGTGTGTTTAAAACCTGCTGTGTTTTCGTCTTTTTACAACTATGCTCCACAAAATGAATTAACCAATCATACTTTTGAATTTGATTTGCCCTATTCATTTGATATTGGAAAGATAAATAAAGCCCCCTATGCTTACCTCAACAGATATTTTTTAGATAGGAAAAGAAGTATCAACCAGTCGCTTCAGTCTGTCCTGAACGATATTCATATTTCCAAAGGAAATGTAAGCATCCGTGAAATTTCTAAAAGGAATTTTACAACTGTCAGGCAATTAGAACGGCTTTTTAAAACTCATATTGGTTTAACACCTAAGGAATATGTAAAGATTATTCGTTTCCAGTCAGTTCTTTCTATGATGAACGATATAAACCAAAAGAAAAGCTTATCAGATATAGCTTTTGAATGTGGCTTTTATGATCAGGCACATCTTACGAATGAAATAAAACGGCACTCGGGTCTTACTCCCGCTCAATTTTAA
- a CDS encoding PLP-dependent aminotransferase family protein, which translates to MLPFKTLLKLDKDTSTPLYQQISNQLTELILDSIIKPGATLPGTREMAVLLGVHRKTIVAAYQELEAQAWVEIEPRKNVTVAEKLPRINPRDFNKSKITSAYTRDTGFEVKKIIDFPALAPQSTEYRLVINDGFPDQRIAPIDLLLREYRSLFHSFSHRHTPNQSSPMGSLSLRSALVEYLSDSRGLNIDTNNILLTHGGQMAIYIAAKILLRPGSTVLVGEPNFFLANLIFEQFGAKLVKVPMDENGMKIDFIEQFCKTQKPDLLYIIPHHHHPTTVTLSTDRRIKLMDLIRKYHFPVIEDDYDYDFHYNGSPILPLASGNHGGNIIYIGSLTKSLTTSVRLGYMIAPGNFIQEAVLVRTILDYRNDYLFEGAFAALMQNGEMQKHIKKSVKLYRARRNRLCDQLQEQLGNVVSFAKPAGGLAVWVKFNEDFSLPEISKQVAINGMFMNDGEFYSYGTNHLNSLRFGFAGLNEKEIDETVAIIKNVTDKIGK; encoded by the coding sequence ATGCTTCCATTTAAGACACTGCTTAAACTTGACAAGGATACCAGTACACCTTTATATCAACAAATATCCAATCAATTAACGGAGCTTATTCTTGACAGTATTATTAAACCAGGAGCGACTTTGCCCGGAACCCGCGAAATGGCGGTTTTACTTGGCGTACACAGAAAAACAATAGTTGCTGCATATCAGGAACTGGAAGCACAGGCCTGGGTTGAAATTGAGCCAAGAAAGAATGTTACGGTCGCAGAAAAACTACCCCGGATAAATCCCAGGGATTTTAATAAATCCAAAATAACGTCTGCCTACACCAGGGACACCGGCTTTGAAGTAAAAAAAATAATTGATTTCCCGGCTTTGGCTCCTCAATCCACAGAATATCGTTTGGTGATCAACGACGGATTTCCGGACCAAAGAATAGCGCCAATAGATCTGCTGCTGAGAGAATACCGTAGTTTGTTCCATAGTTTTTCGCACAGACATACTCCCAATCAAAGCAGTCCAATGGGCTCATTGAGTTTGCGATCTGCACTGGTAGAATATCTATCAGATAGCAGAGGATTAAATATTGACACCAATAATATCCTGCTAACACATGGTGGGCAAATGGCCATTTATATAGCTGCCAAAATTTTACTCCGCCCCGGCTCAACTGTGCTGGTAGGTGAGCCCAATTTCTTTCTGGCCAATCTGATTTTTGAGCAGTTCGGCGCAAAACTGGTAAAAGTTCCCATGGATGAAAATGGAATGAAAATAGACTTTATTGAACAATTCTGTAAGACTCAAAAACCTGACCTTTTATATATCATCCCACACCATCACCATCCAACAACAGTAACACTGAGTACTGACAGGAGAATAAAATTGATGGACTTAATCCGGAAATACCATTTCCCGGTGATTGAAGATGATTACGATTATGATTTTCATTATAATGGTAGTCCAATATTGCCATTAGCAAGCGGGAATCATGGCGGGAATATCATTTACATTGGTTCACTTACCAAATCACTCACTACTTCCGTCCGTTTAGGATACATGATTGCTCCCGGCAATTTTATTCAGGAAGCGGTTTTAGTGAGAACCATTCTGGATTACAGAAACGATTACCTGTTCGAAGGAGCCTTCGCTGCCTTAATGCAAAACGGGGAAATGCAGAAGCATATAAAAAAATCAGTAAAATTGTATCGTGCCCGAAGGAACCGTTTATGTGATCAACTACAGGAGCAACTGGGAAATGTAGTTTCGTTTGCAAAGCCAGCAGGAGGCCTTGCGGTTTGGGTTAAATTCAATGAAGATTTTTCCTTACCCGAAATTTCCAAACAGGTGGCAATTAATGGTATGTTCATGAATGATGGAGAATTTTATAGTTATGGAACAAACCATTTGAATTCTCTACGATTTGGCTTTGCAGGATTAAACGAAAAAGAAATAGATGAAACAGTGGCCATAATAAAGAATGTAACTGATAAAATAGGAAAATGA